The proteins below come from a single Balaenoptera musculus isolate JJ_BM4_2016_0621 chromosome 1, mBalMus1.pri.v3, whole genome shotgun sequence genomic window:
- the HES2 gene encoding transcription factor HES-2: MGLPRRAGDPAELRKSLKPLLEKRRRARINESLSQLKGLILSLLGRESSRFSKLEKADILEMTVRFLQELPASSCPTAAPTPSDSYREGYRACLARLARVLPACRVLEPAVSSRLLEHLRRRAASATPDGGRAGDSCGPSGPSPPPAPSPPASPRDPGLWRPW, encoded by the exons ATGGGGCTGCCTCGGAGGGCAGGGGACCCGGCGGAGCTGCGCAAG AGCCTGAAGCCACTGCTGGAGAAGCGCCGCCGCGCGCGCATCAACGAGAGCCTGAGCCAGCTCAAGGGCCTCATCCTGTCGCTGCTGGGCAGGGAG AGCTCCCGCTTCTCGAAGCTGGAGAAAGCGGACATCCTGGAAATGACCGTGCGCTTCCTGCAGGAGCTGCCTGCGTCCTCCTGCCCGACGGCAGCGCCCA CGCCCTCCGACAGCTACCGCGAGGGCTACCGAGCCTGCCTGGCGCGCCTGGCCCGCGTGCTACCCGCTTGCCGCGTCCTGGAGCCCGCCGTGAGCTCTCGCCTGCTGGAGCACTTGCGCCGGAGGGCGGCCAGCGCCACCCCCGACGGCGGGCGCGCGGGGGACTCCTGCGGCCCGTCCGGGCCctccccgccgcccgcgcccTCACCACCTGCGTCTCCTCGGGACCCAGGCCTCTGGCGGCCCTGGTAG